acctaattaattgatttttaatacataaattaatttttttcctattcATACACTTGCAAACATAGGTAGATCAATAAATTTTGTGAATGTcactttcatttttaaattatttgagcTGTTCATTCGCATCGCCatcaatattagtttttttatctcAATATCCAACGATGTCCAGTCACAACCATATAATCCAAAATTTACATCttctttctaaaaattaaaattgaaccaTTAAACGATTCAAACTTTATGattcataatagtaatattacaaattgaaaaataaatgtttatatattactcTTTCGTTTACGTTTTGAAGTAAACTACAGTACATGTACGATTGAATTCCAACAACAAACAACGTCCACGAAAAAGCCATAACAttagaattgaaaattgatgaTCCATTTTGCACGTAAGACTAAactcatacatattattaatatttaatcatatgcCTTAGCTAGGTAACGCTTtaacagtaaattaattttggacAAAAACTTCGGTTTATAATTTCAGAATAATTACagtttatgaaaaataactcaccataacaattaaaaaaggcATAGTTATCATACCTATTGCATCTCCCACCATATATACTAAAACAATTGGCCGAGAAATCCCATATAATGTTTCTAATTTCCtgaaatttttcatcaattttaatactcattagtaattatttaacatgcttaaatacaataaaaattgtattatacacaaatattttcatGTGGGAGATTTTAAGGTATGCGCTTACatctcataatatttattttgttaaatttaatcacGTTTTATTAATTTCGTAATTTACCTAGCAAAGCGATAGACTTTAtagaaataatgattttagttgtATTTGCGATTTATACACTAGTGTCCAACAGAATAATGTAGCAATTGCTACTATAacaatactttaaattatattaaaatctaaatatatttacttaaaaatggtttgacaatcaaaaattattgataCAAGTTCTTTCTGAATTTCCTCCTTCCTTAATTTACCTGGAAATTatcgttttattaaaataaattaatactttcaATGTAcaagtatacataatttattattatgggcacctacctaaattattataatattcaacttaGAGTGAATTCGAATATTGTAAATTGAGAGTATTATaccattttatcaaattttatattttttaaatacttttgttactataatttttatagaatGTTCTATAATTAAGTGTCTCCCGTTTTACATAcacatatagccatatatatgtatcaatgtttgtataatatgaatatgggtttaatttataaactatattaaataatagctgTCCTGGTTTGGCCCATttcaaagatttattttttttttataagtaatatttgtaAACAATGTATATGCtgtatttctactaattataatttataaaatagttatataatttgttaccAATGATAACagtttaaataaagaaaaaaaaattcttgtgtGAGCTTcagctatataggtacctaaggggtggaaaaaataatctataaaaactCTTAAAGTCCAAGTCCcaaggaatctattgatataacttgtATTTAAAATGGTCCAGTAGTGTTTGAGTATTAATTCAGATTAACAAACATCAATTTTTAGCTAAATTACCTGACTAACtcgtgaaaaatgaaaaaaatattaaatatagaacgttcatatatatatacgttcacGGGGAAATCGGCGTTGGTATTCCTGAAATAATTCTACCATCTCGGTCAATTCGCCTGTGGTGAATTTGATATAGCACTTAGTATAAGTAgaacgtggttcaaactactcCCTAAACTTTTCTGATATCTCCAAcaagaatttgaaatattcacaaaatcAGTCAAGTAGTTttagagtatataatatgctacaaataaacattaaactctcatatttgttttaaaatataatatttctttatttgacGCCATCATACCGTAACGTGACGatgttatgtatgtatttaccTCATCTGTTTGAGTAACCAATGACAaccatttatattgttaaaagtaaatactaatttctactaatgaTTTCTACTATAGTACTATTACTATCATAATCTGTAAGATGTTactaatggcaaccatttattttttaagcaaaaaaaatgtacgatTCACACAGTAAGTTTTAAAACCCTTGTGTGAACTGTGAGCAcctttttaaaatgcaaataatgGAAAATCTTTTCTTAGTACAcctttacaaaaatttaatttatccagCTATCATAGGCTCTAGTGGCGCTGACGTTGATCAGTCAGTCAATCAAAAAGTCACTTTCAGTTTCcccaaattttcaaattttctggGCAACTTTCtgttcagtaaaattttttttatgatacataGATAGAGGATTCAGATATCAAATGAAAACCACGAGTTACAAAAAACGAACAATATcactaaaaataaagaaaaaatcagagaaaataataaactaaaacgTGAACATTATTACGAAAAGAAATCAAAGAAACAAAAATTAGAGAATGAATAAACAGATGAGCATGAATATTTAGATATAGGTGATATGCcagaaaaatttcaatatattgtaattcttcatatcttaaaaataaaaagggtaGATCTGCAAAatgcaaataattaaaaatgagtCACGACCagcttaaatattgtattattaacaaCACCTTTATAATCTCCAATTAAATTGCTCTGGTCACAACAAATATCAGCcacttctataaaatattttatcaatggtttaatatcaacaaaatattatgtcaaacaTTTTGTGGTTCTAAAATGAATGACCTTACGCAAATTTAAAAACTCTCATTCTTTGATTAAAAGTTTTCACTTTGGTCATCTAAAAGCAAATCGACAACCAGAAAACTAGACTTAATAACTAGGTACTTAAAACTCCAGGCTTCGCTTGTCAATTGGCACATATCTGTCAAATCCATACTCTGCATTTTCAATTTATCCGGTATCCCTTCACTTgatataagaatatttaaatttaatttaaataaagagCTGACATTTTCAAGCACACTTCATTCACTAGATTTTAAACCAAAGCTCCAAATATTTCCAAAAGTCGGAATTACTACAGAAAACAGTatctagaaatataaaatatactcatataATTACACCACTACTAATTCCTTCATGGAAATATGGAATCAAAACGAGcacaaaactttttatatttaagaaaaaatcactatagttatataaaaatattcattgaatgtaattttaactattaaaataaatcggaaaatactataaatttataatatatttaatattccaaaaatatacaaataaacaaacaaacaaaataatgttaaattatatatttatttcaaagataaaataatatatttcaactcaCCATCCTTGTTTTCAGCCTTGTATTTGAAGTTTTCATACGCAGATGATATTATTTCGTAATGAGTAGCTAGTAACTGGAGTAATGCCACAATGAAAAGATCAAATACTACTAATCCATATGCAGAATACCATACCATTATAAATTCCAATGCGTAAATAACcttataaaatgtgttatatGTTTTCACAGTAATAGGGTACCTCAAATTTGCAATATtggtcatataaatattttcattattttgtgtttCATTGCTTGCGGCGTGATTATTTACAACAATAGGTACTACTGACCATGCAATTGCTgtcataataaacataaaaaaataccaaGGGAAAATTCTTGCAAATTGTTTTCCACAATTATTCAGCTTATATTTGtcttgtttacaatatttattggatAAAAACGATTCGTGTGCTACATTAAATAACTTCCAAATTTCATTAGCATTATATACCGTTatagctatttttaaatttccaagacCAATACATGAaagataaaataacatttgtaaATCTTTAAAACTGTTGTCTTGGGATGTTATATTATCGGTTTTGTAAAGAAAACCCGATAATCCAATAACAGTCATAATACTTGTAAATATAACTAACGTAATGTTGATCacgttatatatattaaaaccaaatatttttttactatttggaTCAACCATTTGGTAATAGCCAATTGTTTTGAATAACGTCAAATTAAACGCATATTTTTTCTCTGTAGTATTCATGATTCACAGAAGTCAAAGATGTTcttgaaatctaaaaaaaagtacataaattAACTGAacaaaaagtgggtaagtggatgacGCTCAGCTGTACAATAGATTACAACCCAGACAGCAttctgtaatgataatattataatattattaaaataactttatactaatattattcgtgattataatgttaaaataatattttaaatattttattcaatgatatcatatcgttgtatacgaaaaacgattctgagcagaggcggtttgtcagtctagatattttatattgttcttatattttattatagccggtaagttgaattaatattataaattacaaaaaaatcgttattttaattgtttctatggtgataactgataaacaaagcgttagaaattaaaatcccgttttttgtgatttattggtggtttttcccgtaatattaaataactattgagaaaatcgaaaaataacttCTCTAAAGTACcttcttgatccaatttgctaaaagataagatacgatatgttgaaatcgaagcactcctcctggtaaaaatgttgtcaacaggataaaaaaaaaaataaaaataaacaccattctaaaaccactagatccctcactccgctcagaatctaaaaataaaacagaattaaaaacagtttattattttcaatatttaatagatttttacTTGGatgaaattgtatatttattccagttgatcataatattacttattgagATATGTTAAGTAAGCTCACCATGTGTACGTAGAGATtgaaaagattatatttttggaacccatatttttacttattttagattctgagagaaaCGATAGTTAttttgatgtgtgttttttttaaattaattttttatttttgtgtctgtgtacacgataagtagtcgaaataatgcttcgattttcaacttcagtatcttgttcgatgggaaagtgaatattgttggtgcattaaaaaggtcaaaatttaaaattcccaatagtttttaaaaacgcaaggaaaaaccatataaaaattaagggaaaacgggaatttttacgcaaaataggttttccacaaaatcgattttagtttttgatgtaactctacAACAAATGACTgcagatacatgacatttttactgaatatttatataagcattttctatacgccatgcatttttaaaaatattttgacttattttgagttgtttagggacattttcagtttccattttttttaggtttttattctataaatatcaataaaattttatttg
The Metopolophium dirhodum isolate CAU chromosome 7, ASM1992520v1, whole genome shotgun sequence DNA segment above includes these coding regions:
- the LOC132948094 gene encoding uncharacterized protein LOC132948094, whose amino-acid sequence is MNTTEKKYAFNLTLFKTIGYYQMVDPNSKKIFGFNIYNVINITLVIFTSIMTVIGLSGFLYKTDNITSQDNSFKDLQMLFYLSCIGLGNLKIAITVYNANEIWKLFNVAHESFLSNKYCKQDKYKLNNCGKQFARIFPWYFFMFIMTAIAWSVVPIVVNNHAASNETQNNENIYMTNIANLRYPITVKTYNTFYKVIYALEFIMVWYSAYGLVVFDLFIVALLQLLATHYEIISSAYENFKYKAENKDGKLRKEEIQKELVSIIFDCQTIFKKLETLYGISRPIVLVYMVGDAIGMITMPFLIVMSYVQNGSSIFNSNVMAFSWTLFVVGIQSYMYCSLLQNVNERKEDVNFGLYGCDWTSLDIEIKKLILMAMRMNSSNNLKMKVTFTKFIDLPMFASIVRSSYSVTSVLINSNIHKITK